In Candidatus Neomarinimicrobiota bacterium, the sequence TATGCTAGGCATTTTCCGAGAGATATTTGACGATTTTCTGGTGATTCATTTGATTTCATATGGAGGTCCAAGTTAGGTATTATGGTAGATTATTTTCTCCAAGGTGGCGGTTTCATGTGGCCCATCCTCATTGCCGGGGTGACGGGGATTGCCTTTTCCCTTGAACGCCTCTACCATTTACTTAAAGGCAATATAAATGTGGAGGTCTTTACCGATGAGGTGGCCACGACCCTGAAGGAATCCGGTGTACAGGCGGCCATCGCCACGTGCGATAAGGCCAAAGGACCGGTGCGCAATATCTTCCTGGCAGCCTTGGAGCGGATCGGTCAGGGTGCTTCCGAAGCGGAGAAGGCGATCGAGGCTCGGGGTACTATCGAAATGGCCAGCCTGGAGAAGAATATGGCCTGGATTTCCT encodes:
- a CDS encoding MotA/TolQ/ExbB proton channel family protein, coding for MWPILIAGVTGIAFSLERLYHLLKGNINVEVFTDEVATTLKESGVQAAIATCDKAKGPVRNIFLAALERIGQGASEAEKAIEARGTIEMASLEKNMAWISFFIGTSPLLGFLGTVVGMIRAFNDIKVADNISPSVVAAGISIALLTTAFGLIVAVVLQFFQNIALNMIEGHIVDMEKGSEALVETIMDLEREGNLKV